Below is a genomic region from Streptomyces sp. NBC_00461.
CGGTGGCAGGACGAGGACGGTGAGGGCGAGTGAGGCCGCCGGTACGCCGCATGAGGCGGTGGGGATGTGTCGTCGCGCTGCTGATGTTCGCCGCCGTGTGCTGCGCCGCGCCGGTCGGAAACGCGATCAGCGCATACGTCGCCCTGAAGACCGGTGCGCAGGACGACGGAGGGATCGCCGAGGGCGGCAGCGCCGCGGACATCCCGCCGCGGATGCTGACCGCCTACAAGAAGGCGGTTCAGCACGTCGGTGAGTATGTGCCCAAGTGCGAGGGCATGCGCTGGCCTATCCTCGCCGGGATCGCCAAGGTCGAGTCCAACCACGCTGTGGGCAGGAACATCGCCGACAACGGCGACATCCGCCCGAAGATCTACGGGGTGCTCCTCAACGGCTCCGGCGCCGGCGGCAACACCACTGTCTTCCCCGACACCGACGGTGGCAGGTGGGATGGCGCCTCACAGGGTGAGCGAGCCGTCGGGCCATTCCAGTTCATGCCCTCGACCTGGGAGTCGACCGGCGAGGACGGCAACGGGGACAAGGTTGCCGATCCCCACAACGCCGACGACGCCGCGCTCGGCGCCGCGATCTACCTGTGCACAGGAGGCCGCGACCTGACCAAGCGGGCCCAGCTCACGGCGGCGATCCTGCAGTACAACCACTCGAGCGAGTACGTGGCAGGCGTGCTGGGCTGGATCGAGCAGTACAGGGCGGCCGCCAAGGACCCGGACCTCAAGAACGTCTCCGGGAAGGCCCGCACCGTGATCGAGGCGGCGCTCTCCCAGCGGGGGGTGCCCTACTCGTGGGGCGGGGGCAACGCCAAGGGTCCGTCGTACGGGTTCTGCTGCTCCCCCAGCGGCAAGAACGGCGCCAACATCAAGGGCTTCGACTGTTCCGGGATGACCCAGTACGCGTACGCGAAGGCCGGCATCCGACTGCCGCGCACCGCGGCCGCCCAGGCCGGTGTCGGCCGGCGGATTCCCGCGGGCCTTGGCACGGGTGCGCTCATGCCGGGTGACCTCGTCTTCTACGCCACCGCTCCCGGACGCGATTTGACGATCTATCACGTCGGGATCTACCTGGGCGGCGGGCAGATGGTCAACGCCGCCCGCCCGGGGACCGTTGTCCGGCTGGACGCGGTGGACGCGATGTCCGGCTATGCGGGAGGGGCGCGGCTGCTGTGACCACCACCCCGCGCT
It encodes:
- a CDS encoding C40 family peptidase; this encodes MRRWGCVVALLMFAAVCCAAPVGNAISAYVALKTGAQDDGGIAEGGSAADIPPRMLTAYKKAVQHVGEYVPKCEGMRWPILAGIAKVESNHAVGRNIADNGDIRPKIYGVLLNGSGAGGNTTVFPDTDGGRWDGASQGERAVGPFQFMPSTWESTGEDGNGDKVADPHNADDAALGAAIYLCTGGRDLTKRAQLTAAILQYNHSSEYVAGVLGWIEQYRAAAKDPDLKNVSGKARTVIEAALSQRGVPYSWGGGNAKGPSYGFCCSPSGKNGANIKGFDCSGMTQYAYAKAGIRLPRTAAAQAGVGRRIPAGLGTGALMPGDLVFYATAPGRDLTIYHVGIYLGGGQMVNAARPGTVVRLDAVDAMSGYAGGARLL